The following coding sequences are from one Brienomyrus brachyistius isolate T26 chromosome 2, BBRACH_0.4, whole genome shotgun sequence window:
- the hsd17b4 gene encoding peroxisomal multifunctional enzyme type 2, which produces MAPLRFDGKVVLITGAGGGLGREYALAFADRGALVVVNDLGGDIQGDGKSSSAADKVVAEIKGRGGQAAANYDSVENGEKLIQAALDAFGRIDIVINNAGILRDRSFARTSDLDWDLIHRVHLRGSFQVTRAAWNHMRKQKFGRIIMTTSTAGIYGNFGQANYSAAKLGLLGLSNTLAIEGQKYNIHCNSIAPTASSRLTQTVMPPDLLEALKPEYVAPLVLWLCHDQCQENGGVFEVGAGWVGKLRWERTPGAVLQSHNQPMTPEAVRDRWDQICDFQNAVKPSSIQEALNTVIEALSDKNSENVVANPTSALTSTTPGGSSPLAAVGQKLSETSYSYSNMHCILYALGVGMSTKEPEHLKFLYERHEDFCCLPTFAVIPSQASMMDGGLSSIPELNIDLTQLLHGEQYLELYRPLPASGTLTSRSTVADVLDKGSGAVILLDVHTYHGEELVCFNQFSLFIMGMGGFGGKRSSSKAKETVAPPTRAPDAVLSDVTSRDQAALYRLSGDWNPMHIDPSFAAMGGFKTPILHGLCSFGFAARHVLKQYANNDVSKFKAIKVRFVKPVLPGQTIQTEMWKDGSRIHLQCRVKETGDVVLAGAYVDLQNVVDVKVDKVPEVGKLQSDLVFAEIGRRIKDMGAELVKKIDAVFEWEIIQGGQTAARWTIDLKNGTGSLQKGPYSGKPDVTITLSDEDFMDVVQGKLNPQKAFFTGKLKLRGNIVLSQKLEAILKDYAKL; this is translated from the exons ATGGCTCCACTGAGGTTTGATGGGAAAGTTGTACTGATcacaggagctggaggag GACTTGGGAGAGAGTATGCATTGGCCTTTGCTGATCGAGGTGCCCTTGTTGTTG TGAATGACCTTGGTGGTGACATCCAAGGGGATGGCAAGAGCTCCAGTGCTGCGGACAAAGTGGTGGCTGAGATCAAAGGAAGGGGAGGCCAAGCTGCAGCGAATTACG ACTCTGTGGAAAATGGGGAGAAGCTGATCCAGGCTGCTCTGGATGCTTTTGGGAGGATAG atattgTCATCAACAATGCTGG GATACTGCGAGATCGCTCCTTTGCTAGAACAAGTGACCTGGACTGGG ACCTCATCCACAGAGTGCACCTGAGgggttccttccaggtcaccaGGGCTGCCTGGAACCACATGAGGAAGCAGAAGTTTGGCAG GATCATCATGACCACGTCGACCGCCGGCATCTACGGGAACTTTGGGCAGGCAAACTACAGCGCGGCTAAGCTGGGGCTCCTGGGCCTGTCCAACACGCTGGCCATAGAGGGTCAGAAGTACAACATCCACTGCAACAGCATCGCCCCCACGGCCAGCTCCCGCCTCACACAGACAGTCATGCCCCCAG ATTTGCTGGAAGCCCTTAAGCCCGAGTATGTTGCTCCTCTGGTTCTCTGGTTGTGTCATGACCAGTGTCAGGAGAACGGGGGTGTATTCGAG GTTGGAGCTGGCTGGGTTGGAAAAT TGCGGTGGGAGCGCACCCCCGGGGCTGTTCTGCAGAGCCACAATCAGCCCATGACCCCCGAGGCTGTACGGGACCGCTGGGACCAGATCTGTGATTTCCAGAATGCTGTCAAACCTTCCAGCATTCAAG AGGCCCTCAATACTGTGATAGAGGCGTTGTCTGACAAAAATTCTGAGAATGTGGTTGCCAATCCAACCAGCGCTTTGACCTCCACtactccagggggcagcagtccT CTGGCAGCCGTTGGACAGAAGTTGTCGGAAACATCCTATAGCTACtccaacatgcactgcatcctgTATGCCCTCGGCGTGGGCATGTCCACCAAGGAGCCCGAGCACCTCAAGTTCCTGTACGAGCGCCACGAGGACTTCTGCTGCCTGCCCACGTTTGCGGTGATCCCGTCCCAGGCCTCCATGATGGACGGGGGGCTGAGCTCCATCCCGGAACTCAACATCGACCTGACTCAG CTGTTGCACGGAGAGCAGTATCTTGAGCTCTACAGGCCCTTGCCTGCCTCAG GGACGCTGACCTCGCGGTCCACCGTGGCTGACGTGCTGGACAAGGGCTCCGGCGCCGTCATCCTCCTGGATG TTCATACGTACCACGGTGAAGAGCTGGTGTGTTTCAATCAGTTCAGCCTGTTCATCATGGGAATGGGAGGCTTTGGGGGGAAGAGGAGTTCAAGTAAGGCAAAG GAGACAGTGGCCCCCCCAACCAGAGCCCCAGACGCAGTGCTGTCTGATGTGACCTCCAGGGATCAG GCTGCCCTGTACCGCCTGAGCGGGGACTGGAACCCAATGCACATAGACCCCAGCTTTGCAGCCATGGGAG GTTTCAAAACTCCCATTCTGCATGGACTGTGTTCTTTTGGCTTTGCCGCACGCCACGTCCTGAAGCAGTACGCGAACAACGATGTGTCCAAATTCAAGGCCATCAAG GTACGTTTCGTGAAGCCGGTGCTGCCTGGTCAGACAATCCAGACGGAGATGTGGAAGGACGGCAGCCGGATCCATCTGCAGTGCAGG GTCAAGGAGACTGGAGATGTGGTCCTAGCGGGAGCATACGTGGACCTCCAGAACGTGGTTGACGTCAAGGTGGACAAGGTGCCAGAG GTGGGGAAGCTCCAGAGTGACCTAGTGTTTGCAGAGATCGGGCGTCGCatcaaggacatgggggcggagCTAGTGAAGAAGATCGACGCCGTGTTTGAATGGGAGATCATCCAGGGAGGGCAGACCGCCGCCCGCTGGA CCATCGATCTGAAGAATGGCACAGGCTCCCTGCAGAAGGGTCCCTACAGTGGCAAGCCGGACGTCACCATCACGCTGTCTGATGAGGACTTCATGGACGTGGTTCAGGGCAAGCTCAACCCACAGAAG GCCTTCTTTACCGGGAAGCTCAAACTGCGTGGGAACATCGTGCTCAGCCAGAAGCTGGAGGCGATCCTCAAAGACTATGCCAAGCTGTGA
- the prr16 gene encoding protein Largen isoform X2, which translates to MMYSSLSPSNFGRQMPVVLQKQVVQEIDTLTSDLQLEEDMTDSSKTDTLNSSSSSTTTTNTTASSIDKIKLRHGDLCPRPASIYPTVLTVLRKPHPPLPPPRLTPVKAEDHGQGQLSGISGKAAGAPLQNGIFPGIQINRDSQCHVPKITEKKSGVGAELTPLLRHEKSRCPQVTRERVRFSEKVQYHGYCPDCDLQYDVQNEDLSLECELADTHLSPSHTCSGRTLENGGPGVAHGYPHTKPPYVPHSINPKPQKTILRKTTTTTV; encoded by the exons ATGATGTATTCCAGCCTGTCTCCCAGCAATTTTGGACGTCAGATGCCTGTTGTCCTGCAAAAGCAG GTGGTGCAGGAGATCGACACCCTGACCTCGGAcctgcagctggaggaggacatgaCGGACAGCTCCAAGACGGACACGCTGAACAGCAGCTccagcagcaccaccaccaccaacaccacGGCTTCCAGCATCGACAAGATCAAGCTGCGACATGGCGACCTCTGCCCGAGGCCCGCCTCCATTTACCCCACTGTCCTGACGGTGCTGAGGAAGCCACAcccccctctgcccccacccCGCCTGACCCCCGTGAAAGCGGAGGACCACGGCCAGGGCCAGCTATCAGGGATCTCAGGCAAAGCTGCGGGGGCTCCCCTCCAGAACGGCATCTTCCCAGGGATACAGATAAATAGAGACTCGCAGTGTCACGTGCCCAAAATCACGGAGAAGAAGTCCGGCGTGGGGGCGGAGCTCACGCCCCTGCTTCGGCACGAGAAAAGCAGGTGCCCCCAGGTCACGCGGGAGCGCGTTCGCTTCAGCGAGAAGGTCCAATACCACGGCTACTGTCCGGACTGCGACCTTCAGTACGACGTCCAAAACGAGGACCTGTCTCTGGAGTGCGAGCTGGCCGACACGCACCTGAGCCCCTCCCACACCTGCTCGGGCCGGACGCTGGAGAACGGGGGTCCTGGCGTCGCTCACGGTTACCCCCACACAAAACCACCATACGTGCCTCATTCCATCAACCCCAAACCACAGAAAACCATCCTCCGGAAGACGACCACCACCACCGTTTAA
- the prr16 gene encoding protein Largen isoform X1, whose amino-acid sequence MSGKANKASEGAVSKVKVKRQIKTIVEDLETILGDLKDVAKEIKEVVQEIDTLTSDLQLEEDMTDSSKTDTLNSSSSSTTTTNTTASSIDKIKLRHGDLCPRPASIYPTVLTVLRKPHPPLPPPRLTPVKAEDHGQGQLSGISGKAAGAPLQNGIFPGIQINRDSQCHVPKITEKKSGVGAELTPLLRHEKSRCPQVTRERVRFSEKVQYHGYCPDCDLQYDVQNEDLSLECELADTHLSPSHTCSGRTLENGGPGVAHGYPHTKPPYVPHSINPKPQKTILRKTTTTTV is encoded by the exons ATGTCAGGCAAGGCGAACAAGGCGTCAGAAGGAGCGGTCTCCAAAGTTAAAGTGAAACGTCAGATCAAGACCATCGTGGAGGATCTGGAAACCATCCTGGGGGACTTGAAGGATGTGGCAAAAGAAATTAAGGAG GTGGTGCAGGAGATCGACACCCTGACCTCGGAcctgcagctggaggaggacatgaCGGACAGCTCCAAGACGGACACGCTGAACAGCAGCTccagcagcaccaccaccaccaacaccacGGCTTCCAGCATCGACAAGATCAAGCTGCGACATGGCGACCTCTGCCCGAGGCCCGCCTCCATTTACCCCACTGTCCTGACGGTGCTGAGGAAGCCACAcccccctctgcccccacccCGCCTGACCCCCGTGAAAGCGGAGGACCACGGCCAGGGCCAGCTATCAGGGATCTCAGGCAAAGCTGCGGGGGCTCCCCTCCAGAACGGCATCTTCCCAGGGATACAGATAAATAGAGACTCGCAGTGTCACGTGCCCAAAATCACGGAGAAGAAGTCCGGCGTGGGGGCGGAGCTCACGCCCCTGCTTCGGCACGAGAAAAGCAGGTGCCCCCAGGTCACGCGGGAGCGCGTTCGCTTCAGCGAGAAGGTCCAATACCACGGCTACTGTCCGGACTGCGACCTTCAGTACGACGTCCAAAACGAGGACCTGTCTCTGGAGTGCGAGCTGGCCGACACGCACCTGAGCCCCTCCCACACCTGCTCGGGCCGGACGCTGGAGAACGGGGGTCCTGGCGTCGCTCACGGTTACCCCCACACAAAACCACCATACGTGCCTCATTCCATCAACCCCAAACCACAGAAAACCATCCTCCGGAAGACGACCACCACCACCGTTTAA